The genomic stretch AGTTGCGAACAATTTATCCTCCACAAGGACACCAGCCTTTGTCAGGCTGTTGAGGAGCGTGGATTTCCCTGCGTTGGTATAACCGATGATCGATGCCATTAGGATACCGGATCCCTGCCTGTTCTTGCGCCTCATCTGCCTGGACTCCCGTATCTTTTCGATCTCCTTCTTCAGCTCGGATATCTTTTTCCTGATCTTACGCCTGTCCTCCTCGAGTTTTGTCTCTCCTGGGCCTCTCGTGCCGATGCCGCCGCCGAGACGCGACATCGCGATGCCTTTTCCGGTCAGCCTGGTCATCATGTACTGCGACTGGGCAAGTTCGACCTGCAGCCTTCCTTCGTGGCTGTGGGCGTGCTGGGAGAAGATATCAAGTATCAGTTCGGTCCGGTCAATGACCTTTACCCCGAGGGCTTTTTCCAGTTCCCTGACCTGCGAAGGTTTTAGTTCGTTGTCGAAAATGACAAGGTTGGAACCGGTATCGTTTATTAAAAGAAGAAGGTCATCGAGCTTGCCTTTCCCGATGAAATATTTGATATCCGGGCTCTCCCTTGGCTGCGTGACAGATCCCGTGACGCGGGCGCCGGCTGTCTCGGCAAGGTTGGAAAGCTCAAGAATAGAATCTTCTATCGGAAGTCGGTCGTTCCTGAACCGGACCCCGGCAAGGACGGCTGTTTCTTTTTTATCCACTGTATAAAGTCTAATTCAATTCAGAGGTATATTCAAGCTAAGATTAAGACAGTGAAATTATGGTGAGCGGTATCTATTGACCGGCTGAGCGTCTCAAAGCCTCTATAAAAAAATCTTTGAAGACTGGCGGCTGCTGCAGACCGGACCAGCGTTCTCTCATATGCTTCAGTATGAACTGCATCGTATAGGCCCTGACCTCCTGGGAAGTCGGGATATTGACAAGTTCCTTTACAAGCTGCCGGCAATCATCATATCTCAGGTTCCTGGCAATGTGTTTTACCTCGATCACCGATATGCTTGGGACGTCTACGGAATTCATTCCCATGCCGATGAGTATAGGCAGCGAGATCCATTCGGTAGGCAGGTCACCGCACACACCGGTAATTTTATTATGTGCCATGCCCGCATCAAAAACCCTCGTGTAATTTGACAGCACATCCGGATGAAGCTCATCCCACCTTGCCAAAGCAGCAGGATCTCTGGTCTCTCTCTGGATGCCGAGAGTATACGCTGTCATATCATTACTTCCGATTTTCATGAAATCTGCGGCCTGGGCTATTTCACCGGCGTTCCTTGCGCCCTCGGGATTCTCTATGGTGGCTCCAACGAGGATTTTAGAGTTGAACGGTTTTTTCCCTATAGCCTGCATCATCTGCCTTATCACGCTTTTGCCCCATTCGAACTCTTCAAGCGTTCTGACGAACGGGAACAATATGGCAAGGGACGGATGTTCTCCGCTGGCGATCAAAATGTGTCTTATCTGCTCTTCGAACAGGTTGTTGAGCGTGGGCACTTTCCTGCAAAGGCCTATACCTCTCTCAGGGAGATTTTCGTCAAAAGGTCTGAACTTCAGATAT from Candidatus Saganbacteria bacterium encodes the following:
- the hflX gene encoding GTPase HflX; the protein is MDKKETAVLAGVRFRNDRLPIEDSILELSNLAETAGARVTGSVTQPRESPDIKYFIGKGKLDDLLLLINDTGSNLVIFDNELKPSQVRELEKALGVKVIDRTELILDIFSQHAHSHEGRLQVELAQSQYMMTRLTGKGIAMSRLGGGIGTRGPGETKLEEDRRKIRKKISELKKEIEKIRESRQMRRKNRQGSGILMASIIGYTNAGKSTLLNSLTKAGVLVEDKLFATLDTTTRKLYLDENNSVLLSDTVGFIQKLPHQLVDAFRATLEEVAGSDFLIHVVDLSSAVLEEQIASVFKVLEDIGAIGKPILTVFNKSDLVKEGPPESLLKKYAPYVKISALKKEGFESLRSALKKMSGEVTAG